Proteins from one Lacrimispora sphenoides genomic window:
- the eutD gene encoding ethanolamine utilization phosphate acetyltransferase EutD, translating into MTNYSIDTIVDTVVSRIQEVMDQSFEIEASGRHIHLDREAIDTLFGAGYQLHPTKYLSQPGEFASEERVSIEGPKGTIHDVIILGPERKNCQVEVSLTDARSLGVNAPVQLSGNIDNTPGIIVRKGSKTIVLDRGVIVAKRHIHVKDTDAVKLGVKDQERVSVQVFSKRPLIFEDVMVRISPKFETYMHIDYDEANACGHSKGVRGCIVKR; encoded by the coding sequence ATGACTAATTATAGTATTGATACAATTGTAGATACAGTTGTCTCTCGTATACAAGAAGTAATGGATCAATCTTTTGAAATTGAAGCAAGTGGACGCCATATCCATCTGGATCGGGAGGCAATCGATACCCTCTTTGGTGCGGGGTATCAATTACACCCAACGAAGTATTTATCTCAGCCAGGCGAATTTGCATCAGAAGAACGAGTGAGTATTGAAGGACCTAAAGGCACGATTCACGATGTTATAATTCTTGGACCAGAGCGAAAAAACTGTCAAGTGGAGGTTTCATTAACAGATGCACGTTCGCTAGGTGTAAATGCGCCAGTTCAATTAAGTGGTAATATTGATAACACTCCAGGGATTATTGTGAGGAAAGGCTCTAAGACTATTGTTTTAGATAGAGGTGTTATAGTTGCAAAACGCCATATTCATGTAAAAGATACAGATGCTGTAAAGTTAGGTGTTAAAGATCAAGAGAGAGTATCTGTTCAAGTGTTTAGTAAAAGACCACTTATATTTGAGGATGTTATGGTGAGAATAAGTCCCAAGTTTGAGACTTATATGCACATTGATTATGATGAAGCAAATGCTTGTGGTCATAGTAAGGGTGTTCGTGGGTGTATTGTTAAGAGGTGA
- a CDS encoding EutN/CcmL family microcompartment protein → MFIGKVVGSLWATRKDEKLNGLKFLLIEKQRNEHEADPALVVAVDHVGAGIGESVLITTGSSGRLSFDGKSIPVDMVIVGIIDTVDYPKE, encoded by the coding sequence ATGTTCATTGGAAAAGTTGTTGGCAGCTTATGGGCTACTCGCAAGGATGAAAAGTTAAATGGTTTAAAGTTCCTGCTTATTGAAAAACAACGAAACGAACATGAGGCTGATCCTGCTTTGGTTGTTGCAGTTGATCATGTAGGTGCGGGCATTGGAGAATCTGTACTGATTACGACTGGCAGCTCTGGCCGTCTATCTTTTGATGGTAAAAGTATTCCTGTTGATATGGTTATTGTCGGTATTATAGACACTGTGGACTATCCAAAGGAATGA
- a CDS encoding ethanolamine utilization protein EutH — MSINEIIIWLMVIIMVIGAIDRSLGNKTGLGKQFEEGILAMGSLALSMAGIIVLAPKLSDWLSPIIVPVYKVLGADPAMFAGTLLANDMGGFFLAQQMTSDPLIVLFSGGILGAMMGATLVFTIPVGLGIISNEDTKYLAQGVLCGIVTIPIGALVSGIMMGMPIVKVFMNLIPIIVVAILISIGLFKIPEGMIKGFNVFGKVIVAVGAIGLAIGGLDLLLGIKVFENQDTLEVGFQTVGGIAITLAGAYGLVFLITKIFKKPLMKLGHLLGMNDIAAAGLIASLANNIAMFQTVKDMDKRGKVINIAFAVSASFTFGDHLGFTAGVAPELITPMIIGKLVGGISAIFVAIFLSKRVFRIE, encoded by the coding sequence ATGAGTATTAATGAGATTATAATTTGGCTTATGGTAATTATAATGGTCATAGGTGCAATCGACCGTTCACTGGGCAATAAAACTGGTTTAGGTAAACAATTTGAAGAAGGTATACTGGCTATGGGTTCCTTAGCACTTTCAATGGCTGGTATCATTGTTTTAGCACCGAAGTTATCGGACTGGCTAAGTCCTATCATTGTTCCTGTTTACAAAGTGTTAGGAGCAGATCCGGCAATGTTTGCAGGAACTCTATTAGCAAATGATATGGGTGGGTTTTTCTTGGCGCAACAAATGACTTCTGACCCATTAATTGTTCTTTTCTCAGGTGGTATTTTAGGTGCCATGATGGGAGCAACACTTGTATTTACAATCCCAGTTGGATTGGGGATTATCAGTAACGAAGATACAAAGTATCTGGCACAAGGAGTATTATGTGGGATTGTGACGATTCCAATTGGAGCATTAGTTTCAGGAATCATGATGGGTATGCCAATCGTTAAAGTCTTTATGAATTTAATACCTATCATAGTTGTGGCGATTTTAATTTCAATTGGACTATTTAAAATCCCTGAAGGTATGATTAAAGGGTTCAATGTATTTGGGAAAGTAATAGTGGCTGTTGGAGCTATTGGGTTGGCAATTGGAGGATTAGACTTACTATTAGGTATCAAAGTATTTGAAAATCAAGATACCCTTGAAGTTGGATTCCAGACAGTTGGTGGTATTGCCATTACTTTAGCTGGTGCTTATGGATTGGTATTCTTGATCACGAAGATATTCAAGAAACCATTGATGAAACTAGGCCATCTGTTAGGAATGAATGATATTGCAGCAGCAGGTCTTATTGCATCTCTTGCAAATAATATTGCCATGTTCCAAACAGTAAAAGATATGGATAAACGTGGAAAGGTGATTAATATCGCTTTTGCAGTTTCAGCATCTTTTACATTTGGTGACCATTTAGGATTTACAGCCGGTGTTGCCCCAGAGTTGATTACTCCAATGATTATTGGCAAGCTAGTCGGTGGTATTTCTGCTATTTTTGTTGCCATATTTTTATCTAAACGTGTATTTAGGATTGAATAA
- a CDS encoding cupin domain-containing protein codes for MLNIDRSEIEKLVRSIIMEEYSNKLNDSSKRHVDSSGVMSISLPLFSVSEEDRLDTGNPNHKVYTKDLVSLSESPRLGCGLMVMENTTFDWTLGYDEIDYIIEGTLTIIIDGRRITANAGELILIPSGSRIQFSVEGKARFIYVTYPADWQNK; via the coding sequence ATGTTGAATATAGACAGATCAGAAATTGAAAAGCTAGTTCGTAGTATTATAATGGAAGAATACAGCAATAAGTTAAATGATTCTTCAAAGAGGCATGTTGACTCTAGTGGTGTAATGTCCATTTCGTTGCCACTGTTTTCTGTAAGTGAAGAAGACCGATTGGACACAGGCAACCCGAATCATAAAGTGTATACAAAGGATTTAGTGTCACTTTCTGAAAGTCCCAGACTAGGTTGTGGACTAATGGTAATGGAAAATACTACCTTCGATTGGACGTTAGGGTATGATGAAATTGATTATATCATCGAAGGAACTTTAACTATTATCATAGATGGCCGTCGTATAACTGCCAATGCAGGAGAATTGATTTTGATTCCAAGTGGATCAAGGATTCAGTTTTCCGTTGAAGGAAAGGCAAGATTTATCTATGTGACTTATCCGGCTGATTGGCAAAATAAATAA
- a CDS encoding MarR family winged helix-turn-helix transcriptional regulator codes for MREAFERFMRAIDMDQYNEMKHSDWGKETSYINILHLFIIGHREKTTVSELAETLGLSRPAVTQKVNELEELGLIQKVQSTQDKRFFYISLSDRVKQSSQSTKADSVLAAVEKAFSEDKKAIFTEVLNFMADYINGIEK; via the coding sequence TTGAGAGAAGCATTTGAGCGATTCATGCGGGCTATCGACATGGATCAATATAACGAAATGAAACATAGCGATTGGGGCAAAGAAACCAGTTATATCAATATTCTGCATTTGTTTATCATTGGACACAGAGAAAAAACGACGGTCAGCGAACTGGCAGAAACATTGGGACTTTCCCGTCCTGCCGTGACTCAAAAGGTAAATGAGCTGGAAGAGTTGGGGCTTATTCAAAAAGTCCAGTCTACACAAGATAAGCGGTTCTTTTACATCTCATTATCCGATAGAGTAAAGCAGAGCAGCCAAAGTACAAAAGCGGATTCTGTACTGGCTGCAGTAGAAAAGGCATTTTCCGAGGATAAAAAAGCTATTTTCACGGAAGTACTAAATTTTATGGCAGATTATATAAATGGAATTGAAAAGTAA
- a CDS encoding dihydrofolate reductase family protein, whose protein sequence is MSGKIIMNLAISIDGYIADENGGFDWIVGQGDTSIDTAERSEFEEFLAGIEIIVMGKNCYDQGFAKEYPTKTVYVATSEEKEDEGNIRFIRGDIVSLFEKEKDNGKNIFLFGGGGLVDHFVKANAIDEYIVGIIPTILGKGRPLFLGNNPTIQLHLDKYTISDGIAVFHYSKR, encoded by the coding sequence ATGAGTGGAAAAATTATTATGAACTTAGCCATCAGCATTGACGGATATATTGCTGATGAAAACGGAGGCTTTGACTGGATTGTTGGACAAGGCGATACCTCTATTGATACAGCAGAAAGAAGTGAATTTGAAGAGTTTCTTGCGGGCATAGAAATTATTGTTATGGGCAAAAACTGCTATGATCAGGGTTTTGCGAAAGAGTATCCAACAAAAACGGTTTATGTAGCTACAAGTGAAGAGAAAGAAGATGAGGGGAATATCCGTTTTATCCGAGGCGATATTGTCAGCTTATTTGAAAAGGAAAAGGACAATGGTAAAAATATATTTCTGTTTGGAGGCGGCGGTCTGGTAGATCACTTTGTTAAGGCCAATGCTATTGATGAGTATATTGTGGGAATCATTCCGACGATACTTGGAAAGGGACGCCCTCTGTTTTTAGGAAACAATCCGACAATACAGCTTCATCTTGATAAATACACCATTAGCGATGGAATTGCTGTGTTTCATTACTCAAAACGATAA
- a CDS encoding GNAT family N-acetyltransferase, with the protein MELRYTTRFPAKEDLYVLYEDLGWNDFLELSPEQLLIAMMQSWYSIYVYSGDKLVATGRIVSDGIINAYLCGLGVDSNFRNRGIGTEISKRLITHSLKNNLHMQLFCEDSLVPYYKKAGLEKFAVGMQIKNIKN; encoded by the coding sequence ATGGAGTTGAGATATACAACAAGGTTCCCGGCAAAAGAAGATTTATATGTTCTTTATGAGGATCTTGGCTGGAATGATTTTTTAGAGCTGTCCCCCGAACAGTTGTTAATTGCAATGATGCAAAGCTGGTATTCTATTTATGTGTACAGTGGAGATAAACTTGTTGCAACAGGCAGGATTGTTTCAGACGGGATTATTAATGCCTATTTATGTGGGTTAGGTGTTGATTCTAATTTTAGAAATCGGGGAATCGGAACAGAAATAAGTAAAAGATTGATAACGCATAGTCTTAAAAATAATTTACATATGCAGCTTTTCTGCGAAGATAGCTTAGTTCCGTATTATAAGAAAGCAGGACTTGAAAAATTTGCAGTCGGTATGCAAATAAAAAACATTAAAAATTAG
- a CDS encoding GNAT family N-acetyltransferase: MAWLYVSPESMRRGVGKSLIMHVMNSTVQRPIELEVLAGNSPALQLYNSMGFETTETCSGAMPGNESFEVTVHCMQQKNGQQG, translated from the coding sequence ATTGCATGGCTCTATGTGTCTCCGGAGTCGATGCGCAGGGGAGTCGGAAAGAGTTTAATAATGCATGTAATGAACAGCACTGTACAGCGGCCAATTGAGTTGGAAGTTTTAGCTGGAAACAGTCCGGCACTGCAATTATATAACTCGATGGGGTTTGAAACCACTGAAACATGTTCAGGTGCAATGCCTGGTAATGAATCATTTGAAGTAACAGTACATTGTATGCAGCAGAAAAACGGTCAACAAGGATAA
- the ant(9) gene encoding aminoglycoside nucleotidyltransferase ANT(9): MANSINLKSVPNQALQVAEAIEDLFENQIIGIYLYGSAILGGLHINSDVDILMIVNQDLTEATRNELTKRLMLLSGKIGCKNLNRPLEVTIINQDDIIPWQFPPKCEFMYGEWLREQMEAGDIPQACYDPDVAILLWQARSHSLSLKGPEAIEVIEPISMNDIQKAIRCSLPNLIAGVKGDERNVLLTLARMWFTIATGEICSKDMAAEWAIPRLPQNLAVLLEIARNAYMGECEDCWGDLEAEITSLVAFMNNSIENLFDSIDNSDVTK; encoded by the coding sequence ATGGCAAATAGTATAAATCTTAAAAGTGTTCCAAATCAAGCCCTTCAGGTAGCGGAAGCAATCGAAGATCTATTTGAAAATCAGATAATAGGAATATATCTGTATGGTTCAGCGATACTTGGAGGCCTGCACATTAACAGTGATGTTGACATTTTGATGATTGTTAATCAAGATTTGACAGAAGCAACAAGAAATGAATTAACTAAGCGCCTAATGCTTTTATCCGGCAAAATTGGATGTAAAAATTTAAATAGGCCGCTTGAAGTTACTATAATCAATCAAGATGATATTATTCCCTGGCAGTTTCCACCTAAATGTGAATTCATGTATGGAGAATGGCTAAGGGAGCAAATGGAGGCAGGAGATATTCCTCAAGCATGTTATGACCCTGACGTGGCAATACTCTTGTGGCAGGCAAGAAGCCATAGTTTATCGTTGAAAGGACCGGAAGCGATTGAAGTAATAGAGCCCATATCAATGAATGACATCCAAAAGGCAATCAGATGTTCTTTACCGAATTTGATTGCTGGTGTAAAAGGCGATGAACGCAATGTTCTTTTAACATTAGCCAGAATGTGGTTTACAATAGCCACCGGCGAAATTTGTTCAAAAGATATGGCAGCAGAATGGGCAATTCCCAGACTTCCGCAAAATCTTGCTGTGCTGCTTGAAATAGCTCGAAATGCCTATATGGGCGAATGTGAAGATTGCTGGGGCGATTTAGAAGCTGAAATAACTTCTCTTGTTGCCTTTATGAACAACTCCATTGAAAATTTGTTTGATAGCATAGATAATTCCGATGTGACTAAGTAA
- a CDS encoding Y-family DNA polymerase has product MKNRTYFAIDLKSFYASVECMERGLDPLTTNLVVADASRTEKTICLAVSPSLKAYGIPGRARLFEVVQRVREVNAVRLREAPERAFSGASFSDTELKSSPGISLDYIIAPPRMAHYIEYSTRIYNIYLKYIAPEDIHVYSIDEVFIDATDYLNTYNLSARELVTNMILEVLKTTGITASAGIGTNLYLCKIAMDIQAKRIPVDQNGVQIAELDEISYRRLLWSHRPLTDFWRVGRGYAKKLEEQGLFTMGDIARCSIGKSNEYYKEDLLYKLFGINAELLIDHAWGWEPCTIADIKAYKPSTNSIGSGQVLQSAYTFDKAKLIVWEMTDLLVLDLVDKKLVTDQLVLTVGYDIENLKNPKIKNSYHGAVTTDHYGRAVPKSAHGTANLGRQTSSTKLIMDAVTELFERIVDKNLLVRRVNITANHVVDEETVQKSDNFEQLDLFTDYSAVQAKKEEEEAELAREKSMQKAMLEIKKKYGKNAILKGMNLEEGATTLDRNKQIGGHKA; this is encoded by the coding sequence ATGAAGAACAGAACCTATTTTGCAATCGATTTAAAATCCTTCTACGCTTCGGTCGAGTGTATGGAACGAGGGCTTGATCCGTTGACTACGAATCTTGTTGTCGCTGATGCAAGCCGCACCGAAAAAACCATTTGTCTTGCCGTATCTCCCTCCCTCAAAGCATATGGGATTCCCGGTAGGGCGAGGCTGTTTGAGGTCGTACAGAGGGTCAGGGAAGTAAATGCGGTACGGCTGCGTGAAGCACCGGAACGAGCATTTTCCGGTGCCTCTTTCAGTGATACGGAATTGAAATCCTCACCGGGTATTTCGTTAGACTATATTATTGCTCCACCGAGAATGGCGCATTATATCGAGTACAGCACACGGATTTACAATATCTACTTAAAGTACATCGCGCCCGAAGATATTCATGTCTATTCTATTGATGAGGTATTCATCGATGCCACCGATTATCTGAACACCTACAATCTTTCGGCCCGTGAGCTTGTCACAAACATGATTCTGGAGGTTCTTAAAACGACCGGTATTACAGCATCAGCGGGAATTGGCACAAACTTGTACCTTTGCAAGATTGCTATGGATATTCAGGCAAAGCGTATTCCGGTGGATCAAAACGGGGTTCAGATAGCAGAATTAGACGAAATAAGCTACCGACGCCTGCTGTGGTCACATCGGCCTTTAACCGACTTTTGGCGTGTTGGCAGGGGATATGCTAAGAAGCTGGAGGAACAAGGCCTCTTTACCATGGGAGATATTGCAAGATGCTCGATAGGTAAGTCCAACGAATATTATAAAGAAGATTTATTGTATAAATTGTTCGGAATCAATGCGGAGTTGTTGATAGACCATGCATGGGGGTGGGAGCCATGCACGATTGCCGATATTAAAGCGTATAAACCAAGCACAAACAGTATTGGATCGGGACAAGTATTGCAAAGCGCCTATACCTTTGATAAAGCAAAGCTGATTGTATGGGAAATGACCGATCTGCTGGTACTTGATTTGGTAGATAAAAAGCTTGTGACCGACCAGCTTGTTTTGACAGTCGGATATGATATTGAAAATCTGAAAAACCCGAAGATCAAGAACTCATACCACGGTGCGGTTACCACCGACCACTACGGACGTGCCGTTCCGAAATCTGCGCATGGTACGGCAAACCTTGGCAGACAGACCTCCTCTACAAAATTGATCATGGATGCTGTCACGGAGTTGTTTGAGCGCATTGTTGACAAAAACCTCCTTGTCAGGAGAGTCAACATCACAGCAAATCATGTTGTGGATGAGGAAACCGTTCAAAAATCAGATAACTTTGAACAGCTTGATCTCTTTACGGATTACAGTGCTGTCCAGGCAAAAAAAGAAGAGGAAGAAGCCGAGCTTGCACGTGAAAAAAGTATGCAGAAAGCTATGCTGGAGATAAAAAAGAAATATGGAAAAAACGCCATCCTAAAGGGTATGAATCTGGAGGAAGGCGCTACCACATTAGACCGTAATAAGCAGATAGGAGGACACAAGGCATGA
- a CDS encoding glycoside hydrolase family 88 protein: protein MCKEQESSWIDQAVLKVMEKMEWVSEKSKNKIPYTTVNGVHDDRSKGSELAGDNGISWWCNGFWGGMMWQMYHKTGKERYMEIARISEEKLDQCFEDYYGLHHDVGFMYLPTAVADYRLTGNPESRKRGLHAASLLAGRFNPIGRFIRAWNDKPGNSDDTRGWAIIDCLFNIPLLYWASEETKDPRFKQIAMLHADTVMEHFVRGDGSVRHIVEFDPFTGERVRDYGGQGYETGSSWTRGQAWGLYGFLMSFYHTGKQEYLDTAKKIAHYFMAAIPEDGIIPVDFRQPKEPAWCDDTAAAIAACGLIEIGRRAGELEQDMYFKAAEKLLRALYENHCVFTEENDSILQKGTGSYHSQEHEFPIIYGDYFFMEALFKLKGQDFFLW from the coding sequence ATGTGTAAAGAACAGGAAAGTTCATGGATCGACCAGGCTGTTTTAAAGGTCATGGAAAAGATGGAGTGGGTCAGTGAAAAATCAAAAAACAAAATTCCCTATACCACGGTAAATGGCGTTCATGACGATCGGAGCAAAGGCAGTGAATTAGCAGGAGATAATGGGATCAGCTGGTGGTGTAATGGTTTTTGGGGCGGCATGATGTGGCAGATGTATCATAAGACCGGTAAGGAACGGTATATGGAGATTGCCCGGATTTCAGAGGAAAAGCTGGATCAGTGCTTTGAGGATTATTATGGCCTTCATCACGATGTTGGCTTTATGTACCTTCCGACGGCTGTGGCAGATTACCGTCTCACCGGGAATCCGGAATCCAGAAAAAGAGGGCTTCACGCCGCAAGTCTGTTAGCAGGGCGGTTTAATCCCATCGGCCGTTTTATACGGGCCTGGAATGATAAACCGGGAAACAGTGATGATACAAGAGGCTGGGCGATTATTGACTGTCTCTTTAATATTCCTCTGCTTTACTGGGCTAGTGAGGAAACAAAAGATCCCAGGTTCAAACAGATTGCCATGCTCCATGCGGACACGGTGATGGAGCATTTTGTAAGAGGGGATGGCTCAGTACGCCATATTGTGGAGTTTGATCCTTTTACAGGAGAACGGGTAAGGGATTACGGGGGACAGGGCTATGAGACAGGATCTTCCTGGACAAGAGGCCAGGCATGGGGGCTTTATGGATTTCTTATGAGCTTTTACCATACCGGGAAACAGGAATACCTTGATACTGCAAAAAAGATCGCCCATTATTTTATGGCAGCCATTCCGGAAGACGGCATCATACCGGTGGACTTTCGCCAGCCAAAGGAGCCTGCATGGTGTGATGATACGGCGGCAGCCATTGCAGCCTGCGGGTTGATCGAGATAGGCAGACGGGCAGGGGAACTGGAGCAGGATATGTATTTCAAGGCAGCGGAAAAGCTGTTAAGGGCTTTGTATGAGAATCACTGTGTTTTTACGGAAGAAAATGATTCCATTCTCCAAAAGGGAACCGGTTCCTATCATAGCCAGGAACATGAATTTCCTATTATTTACGGGGACTATTTCTTTATGGAGGCTTTGTTTAAGTTGAAAGGCCAGGATTTTTTCCTATGGTGA
- a CDS encoding helix-turn-helix transcriptional regulator, with translation MISILNCGYESRHQKPFHMLRPEGSSDYTLLVVKSEAFFEYNHTNRNLPANTVILYDKYAYVHYGCRTPDYNDDWIHFDLGEKDLPFFMDLKIPFQTPVTLSDAGQLSEYSRLIVMEKHSSHPFRVQILDSLMRTLLFTLASQIHEKPDKASSHKYYGIMNSLRVSILNTPHSKWTIDTMSQSVHMSPSYFQHLYKELFGTSCMQDVISARLKNACFYLRTTEMSIQSLAGFCGYESEFHFMRQFKKYKNMTPSQYRSHYRNVSP, from the coding sequence ATGATTTCTATTCTGAATTGCGGTTATGAATCCAGACATCAAAAACCATTTCACATGCTTCGCCCGGAAGGCTCTTCCGACTATACCCTTCTTGTAGTCAAATCCGAAGCCTTTTTTGAATACAACCATACTAATAGGAATCTCCCCGCCAATACGGTGATTCTTTATGACAAATATGCTTATGTCCATTACGGCTGCCGCACACCGGATTATAACGATGACTGGATCCACTTTGATCTGGGTGAAAAAGATCTTCCTTTTTTTATGGATTTAAAAATCCCATTCCAGACGCCGGTTACTTTATCTGATGCAGGGCAGCTTTCCGAATACAGCAGGCTGATCGTAATGGAAAAGCATTCCTCTCACCCTTTCCGGGTGCAGATTCTGGATTCCCTTATGAGGACTCTCCTTTTCACCCTCGCTTCCCAGATCCATGAAAAACCGGATAAAGCGTCTTCTCATAAATATTATGGGATCATGAACAGCCTTCGGGTATCGATTTTAAATACCCCTCACAGCAAATGGACCATAGATACCATGTCCCAGTCGGTCCACATGAGCCCCTCTTACTTTCAGCATCTTTATAAGGAGCTTTTCGGAACCTCCTGCATGCAGGATGTGATATCCGCCCGTTTAAAAAACGCCTGTTTCTATCTGCGGACCACGGAAATGTCCATCCAGTCCCTGGCAGGCTTTTGCGGATACGAAAGTGAATTTCACTTTATGCGGCAGTTCAAGAAATATAAAAACATGACTCCCAGTCAGTACCGCTCCCATTACAGGAACGTATCACCATAG
- a CDS encoding nitroreductase family protein, with amino-acid sequence MRDTAIAIEHILLEAEHQGLATCWTAWFEQDVVRPILSIPDDKYVCGIITIGYGAEVPKQRPRKSMDEIVRYEKW; translated from the coding sequence ATCCGGGATACAGCAATTGCGATAGAACATATATTGCTTGAAGCAGAACATCAGGGACTAGCGACCTGTTGGACGGCCTGGTTTGAGCAAGATGTGGTCAGACCTATTCTGAGCATTCCGGATGATAAGTATGTGTGCGGAATCATTACGATTGGATATGGGGCCGAGGTACCAAAACAGCGGCCTAGAAAATCGATGGATGAAATTGTGAGATACGAAAAATGGTGA
- a CDS encoding ROK family protein, whose product MAVGNVNLMKQINLDTVRRVLKENKKATKPQLANLTGLSVVTINSLVEVLLRDGEILLDELEVSSGGRPAVIYSFNEEYSMALVIYTNEYEMKDLTHVAVVNLYGEVIEGSEIVLDEISERSFDLIIEKMLKKYPNIKLIGIGMPGQEIRGKMEVSDYISLEGKSLVEHLRNQFQIPVVFENDVNAAVLGYCTSNQCDDKNVVGVYIPEKYPLGAGVFINGDMYKGKDGFAGEAKFLPDGFDWNNPAYVSENISVALKKLIITFTCLLNPDILVIYRENFAEVAIDLIIEDCKKTIKSEVMPDIIVSSDFGKDFAEGIKQISLKPLEPKWQR is encoded by the coding sequence ATGGCAGTAGGGAATGTAAATTTAATGAAACAAATTAATTTAGATACGGTTAGACGGGTATTAAAAGAAAATAAAAAAGCAACAAAGCCTCAGTTGGCAAATTTGACAGGATTAAGCGTGGTAACAATTAATTCACTTGTTGAAGTGCTTTTGAGAGATGGAGAGATACTTCTTGATGAGCTGGAAGTGTCCAGTGGCGGCAGACCAGCAGTCATCTATTCCTTTAATGAGGAATACAGTATGGCATTAGTCATTTATACAAATGAGTATGAAATGAAGGATTTAACCCATGTTGCCGTTGTTAATCTATATGGGGAAGTGATTGAAGGCAGCGAGATTGTCTTAGATGAAATATCTGAACGTAGTTTTGATCTGATAATCGAGAAAATGCTGAAAAAGTATCCTAACATTAAATTGATCGGCATTGGTATGCCAGGGCAGGAAATCAGAGGGAAGATGGAGGTCAGTGATTATATATCTCTTGAAGGGAAATCCCTTGTGGAACATTTGAGAAACCAATTTCAAATTCCTGTAGTCTTTGAAAATGATGTTAACGCAGCTGTTCTAGGATATTGTACTTCTAATCAATGTGACGATAAAAACGTGGTTGGCGTTTATATTCCAGAGAAATATCCTTTAGGTGCAGGTGTTTTTATCAACGGTGATATGTATAAAGGAAAAGATGGCTTTGCTGGCGAAGCTAAATTTCTTCCGGATGGATTTGATTGGAATAATCCAGCATATGTTTCAGAAAATATTTCAGTGGCACTTAAGAAATTAATCATTACGTTCACCTGCCTTTTAAATCCAGATATCCTCGTCATTTACAGAGAAAATTTCGCCGAAGTAGCGATTGATCTCATTATAGAGGACTGTAAAAAAACAATCAAGTCAGAAGTAATGCCTGACATTATTGTATCAAGTGACTTTGGCAAAGATTTTGCAGAGGGCATTAAACAAATCTCATTAAAACCATTGGAACCAAAATGGCAACGATAA